ATCGTATCTTCGATCTCGGCATCACGGCACTCGCCGGCGACGTCAGGAGTTCTTCTGCTCCGCCGCATGGCCGAGCCTGAACCCCGGTATCGCCGCGACGAAGACGAGCACGATGCAGAACACGAACACGGCACCGAAGGCCATCCCGTCCGCTCCCGCCCCGCCGAGCGTCGCGACCCCCAGTCCCGCGAGGGCGATCGCCACCGCGGATCCGGTCGCATCCGAGATCGACAGGGCCGACGAGTTGAAGCCCTGATCGTCCGTCCCGGAGTAGGCCAGCGTGAGCACGGTCAGGCGCGGATAGAGCAGGCCCATCCCGCCGCCGCCGAGAGCCCAGCCGAGCACGACGAACACCGGTGAGATCCCCCAGACGGCCGCGAGAAGCACGCAGGCGATCGCCGCGAGGACGAGGCTGAGGCTGATCGCCGTGATGCGGCGGTTGCCCAGCCGCTCGCCGTAACGGCCCTGCACCGCGGAGGCCCCGGCCCAGGCGAAGGCGGCGAGCATCAGGGCGATCCCGGCCCAGGTTGCGGTGAAGTCGAATCGCCGCATCAACAGATACGGGATGTACGCCTCGGCGGCGAAGAATGCACCGGCGACCAGACCGCGCATGAGCACGACGCTGGGCAGTCCCCGACCGGCGCGCAGCGTGGCTTTGGGTACGAGCGGCAGGAGGGCGACGCCGATCACCACGACGGCGCCGAGGGCGACCGGCCAGCCCACCACCGGCTCCATGTCTGCCGTGAAGCCGATCACGACGGCGAACACCGCGACGACGACCGCCAGCGCGAGCCGCAGGGTCACGGCGCGCGTGTCGGCCGGCACGCCGTGCCCGAGGTCGACGCCGCGCAGACGCGAGGCGATGACGACGAAGGCGATCGCGGTGAGGACAGCCACTCCCAGGAACGCCCACCGCCAGTCGAGGAACTCGGCGACGGCACCCGCGAGGAACGGCCCGACCATCGAGGGCACGACCCAGGCGGCCGCGAACGCAGCGAACACCCGCCCGTGCAGGTGTGGCGGATACAACCGGGCCACCACGACGTAGAGGGCGACGGTCTGACCGCCGGCACCGAGGCCCTGCACGAGCCGCCCGATCAGGAACTGGTGCATCGTGATCGCGAAGCCCGAGATCACCAGGCCGATGAGGAACAGGGAGACGGCGACGTAGAGCGCCGTGCGTGGCCCGCGTGAGTCGGACCAGGCGCCCGCCGCGACCATTCCGATCACACTGGTGGCGAGTGTTCCGGCGAACGCGACGGCGTACAGCGACTGCCCGTCGAGCGCAGCGCTCACGATCGGCATCACGGTGGTCACAGCCAGCGACTCGATCGCCGCGAGGAAGATCAGCGCGATCGCACCGACGGTGACCCAGAGACGTTCACGATCCCAGATGGACGCCTCGGTACCGACCCCGCTCACTGATCCACGAGCGCCGCGATGCGCTCCACGGCCTCGGTGATGATCGCGGGACTGGTTCCGAAGTTGAGCCGGACGTATCCTCTCCCCTCGTCGCCGAAGGCCGGGCCGTAGTGCAGCGCCACCTTCGCTTCGCGCAGGATGCGTCGAGCCGGGTTGTCACCCCACCCGAGCGCACGGAGGTCGATCCAGGCGAGATAGCCGGCATCCGGCATCCGATACCGGGCGCCCGGCACGTGCTCGGCCAGCAGGCGCTCCAGCAGTCGTCGGTTCTCATCCAGGGTGTGCAGCAGGCCGTCCAGCCAGGCATCACTCTGCTCCGAGAGAGCGGCGATCGACGCGAGCAGACCGAACTGCCCTGTGCGCCATTCCACTTCGACGGGAAGGCCTCGCACCACGGCTGACGTCGTCTCGTGCGCCGTCACCATGAGCGCGCACTTGAGTCCAGCCAGGTTGAACGCCTTGCTGGCGCTGACGACCGCGTATCCGACCCGTTCGGCTGCCTCTCCCACGGAGAGGAACGGCACGAACCCGGCGTTCGGCTGGGCAAGCGGGGCGTGGATCTCGTCCGAGACCACGCTCGCGCCGAACTCCGCCGCGATCGTCGCGAGAGCGGCCAGCGATTCACGGGAGTGAACGGTGCCCGTCGGATTGTGCGGGTTGCACAGCAGGATGGCCGTTGCCCCCGCGGCGAATGCGGCACGGATGCCGTCGAGGTCGAGTTCCCATCCGGTGCCGGTGTCGGTCAGAGGGACGCGCTCGATCTCGCCGCCGGCCTCTGTGACCAGATCGTAGAACGGCGGATACACCGGCGGCGTCACCACGACGCGCTCACCCGGCTTCACGACGCGGCGAAGGATCTCGACGATCCCCATGCTGACGTCGGCCGTCGTGCGCGTGCGCGCCGGGTCGACCTGCCATCCGAATCGGCGCAGCGCGAAGCGTGCATACGTCTCGGCCAGCGGCGTGCGCGAGGCGATGTACCCCGTATCGCCCGATTCCACGGCGCGCCGAAGCGCATCCGTGATCGCCGGAGCCAACGGGAAATCGGTCTCCGCCACGAAGAGTGGGAGAACGTCCGCAGGGTACTCCCGCCACTTCTCGCTGGTTCGCTCGCGCAACTCGTCGAGCGGCAGAGCTGTGACCCGCAGCATCCTCAGATCGCGAAGCCGAGCGCGCGCATCATGTCGCGCCCGTCGTCCGTGATCCGCTCAGGACCCCACGGCGGCATCCACACCCAGTTGATGCGGAACTGGTCGACGACGTTGTCCAGCGCCTGCGCGGTCTGGTCCTCGAGCACGTCGGTCAACGGGCATCCCGCGCTGGTCAGCGTCATGTGGATGACGAGAGCGTCGTTCTCGTCATCCCAGGCGAGATCGTAGATGAGGCCGAGGTCGACGACGTTGATCCCGAGCTCGGGATCCATCACGTCCTTCAGAGCCTCGGTGACCTCGTCATACTTCTGGTCTGTGAGCGTCGCTGTCATGCGGTCAGCCTACGCCTCGATGGGGGCGGCGGGGTCGAGGAAACGGTCGTAACCCTCGTCCTCGAGCCGATCGGCGAGCTCCGGTCCGCCCTCTTCCACGATCTTGCCGGCGACGACCACGTGCACGAAGTCGGGGCGGATGTAGCGGAGGATGCGGGTGTAGTGCGTGATGAGAAGCACGCCGAGTCCGGTGGATTCCTTCGCGCGGTTCACGCCCTCGGAGACGATCTTGAGCGCATCGACGTCGAGGCCGGAGTCGGTCTCGTCGAGGATCGCGAACTTCGGCTGGAGCACCTCGAGCTGCAGGATCTCGTGGCGCTTCTTCTCGCCACCCGAGAAGCCCTCGTTGACGTTGCGCTGAGCGAACTTCGGGTCCATGCGCAGGTTCGCCATGGCCGCCTTGACGTCCTTGGTCCAGCCGCGGATCGCCGGCGCTTCCCCGTCGAGGGCCGTCTTGGCCGTGCGGAGGAAGTTCGTCACCGTGACACCGGGGATCTCCACCGGGTACTGCATCGCCAGGAACAGACCGGCGCGAGCACGCTCGTCCACGGTCATCTCCAGCACGTCCGCACCGTCGAAGGTGATCGAACCACTCGTGACGGTGTACTTGGGGTGACCGGCGATGGTGTACGCCAGGGTCGACTTGCCCGAGCCGTTGGGGCCCATGATGGCGTGCGTCTCACCGGTGTTCATGGTGAGGGTGATTCCGTTGAGGATCGGGGTGGTCCCCGCCTCGGTCTCGACCGTCACAAACAGGTCGCGGATCTCGAGAACAGACATTCAGACT
The sequence above is drawn from the Candidatus Microbacterium colombiense genome and encodes:
- a CDS encoding aminotransferase class I/II-fold pyridoxal phosphate-dependent enzyme, with the protein product MLRVTALPLDELRERTSEKWREYPADVLPLFVAETDFPLAPAITDALRRAVESGDTGYIASRTPLAETYARFALRRFGWQVDPARTRTTADVSMGIVEILRRVVKPGERVVVTPPVYPPFYDLVTEAGGEIERVPLTDTGTGWELDLDGIRAAFAAGATAILLCNPHNPTGTVHSRESLAALATIAAEFGASVVSDEIHAPLAQPNAGFVPFLSVGEAAERVGYAVVSASKAFNLAGLKCALMVTAHETTSAVVRGLPVEVEWRTGQFGLLASIAALSEQSDAWLDGLLHTLDENRRLLERLLAEHVPGARYRMPDAGYLAWIDLRALGWGDNPARRILREAKVALHYGPAFGDEGRGYVRLNFGTSPAIITEAVERIAALVDQ
- a CDS encoding metal-sulfur cluster assembly factor — encoded protein: MTATLTDQKYDEVTEALKDVMDPELGINVVDLGLIYDLAWDDENDALVIHMTLTSAGCPLTDVLEDQTAQALDNVVDQFRINWVWMPPWGPERITDDGRDMMRALGFAI
- a CDS encoding MFS transporter — protein: MSGVGTEASIWDRERLWVTVGAIALIFLAAIESLAVTTVMPIVSAALDGQSLYAVAFAGTLATSVIGMVAAGAWSDSRGPRTALYVAVSLFLIGLVISGFAITMHQFLIGRLVQGLGAGGQTVALYVVVARLYPPHLHGRVFAAFAAAWVVPSMVGPFLAGAVAEFLDWRWAFLGVAVLTAIAFVVIASRLRGVDLGHGVPADTRAVTLRLALAVVVAVFAVVIGFTADMEPVVGWPVALGAVVVIGVALLPLVPKATLRAGRGLPSVVLMRGLVAGAFFAAEAYIPYLLMRRFDFTATWAGIALMLAAFAWAGASAVQGRYGERLGNRRITAISLSLVLAAIACVLLAAVWGISPVFVVLGWALGGGGMGLLYPRLTVLTLAYSGTDDQGFNSSALSISDATGSAVAIALAGLGVATLGGAGADGMAFGAVFVFCIVLVFVAAIPGFRLGHAAEQKNS
- the sufC gene encoding Fe-S cluster assembly ATPase SufC, whose translation is MSVLEIRDLFVTVETEAGTTPILNGITLTMNTGETHAIMGPNGSGKSTLAYTIAGHPKYTVTSGSITFDGADVLEMTVDERARAGLFLAMQYPVEIPGVTVTNFLRTAKTALDGEAPAIRGWTKDVKAAMANLRMDPKFAQRNVNEGFSGGEKKRHEILQLEVLQPKFAILDETDSGLDVDALKIVSEGVNRAKESTGLGVLLITHYTRILRYIRPDFVHVVVAGKIVEEGGPELADRLEDEGYDRFLDPAAPIEA